A genomic window from Centroberyx gerrardi isolate f3 chromosome 14, fCenGer3.hap1.cur.20231027, whole genome shotgun sequence includes:
- the LOC139915723 gene encoding ADP-ribosylation factor-like protein 8A — protein MIALINKLLDWFKALFWKEEMELTLVGLQYSGKTTFVNVIASGQFSEDMIPTVGFNMRKITKGNVTIKLWDIGGQPRFRSMWERYCRGVSAIVYMVDAADPEKIEASKNELHNLLDKPQLQGIPVLVLGNKRDLPGALDEKELIERMNLSAIQDREICCYSISCKEKDNIDITLQWLIQHSRTKRSS, from the exons ATGATAGCGCTAATCAACAAACTCCTGGACTGGTTCAAGGCGCTCTTCTGGAAGGAAGAGATGGAGCTGACCCTGGTGGGACTGCAGTATTCTGGAAAAACGACCTTCGTCAATGTGATCGCG tctgGCCAGTTCAGTGAAGACATGATTCCTACAGTTGGGTTCAACATGAGGAAGATCACCAAGGGAAACGTCACCATCAAG ttgtGGGATATCGGAGGTCAGCCTCGTTTCCGGAGCATGTGGGAGCGTTACTGTCGAGGAGTCAGTGCTATAGT CTACATGGTGGACGCAGCAGACCCAGAGAAGATTGAAGCCTCTAAGAATGAACTGCACAACTTACTGGACAAACCTCAGCTGCAGGGCATTCCT gttTTGGTTCTGGGGAACAAGAGAGACCTACCAGGAGCTCTGGATGAGAAGGAACTCATAGAGAGGAT gaACCTGTCAGCCATCCAGGACAGAGAGATCTGCTGCTACTCCATCTCCTGCAAGGAGAAAGACAACAtcg aCATCACTCTCCAGTGGTTGATCCAACACTCCAGGACTAAGAGGAGTTCCTGA